A genome region from Primulina eburnea isolate SZY01 chromosome 9, ASM2296580v1, whole genome shotgun sequence includes the following:
- the LOC140841444 gene encoding UDP-galactose/UDP-glucose transporter 2-like isoform X2, with protein sequence MKNEEQSRSLFGISLTDRPRWQQFIICSSGFFFGYLVNGVCEEYVYNRLQFSYGWYFTFVQGWVYILLIYLQGFSTKQMVNPWKTYIKLSAVLMGSSGLTKSSLAFLNYPAQLMFKSTKVLPVMIMGAFIPADAQTSPNFSMIGVIMVSGALILDSLLGNLQEVIFTMNPETTQTEMLFCSTLVGMPFLIPPMLFTGELFKAWTSCSQNLYVYGVLVFEAMATFIGQVSVLSLVALFGAANTAMVTTARKAVTLLLSYMIFTKPLTEQHGTGLLLIAMGIVLKMLPENKPPQKRANSQRNVENVPRTEDSSDDRFQVGSEEEEERKSLV encoded by the exons ATGAAGAACGAGGAGCAATCGCGTTCTTTGTTCGGGATTTCACTCACGGACCGGCCGAGATGGCAGCAGTTCATCATCTGTTCTTCTGGGTTTTTCTTCGGGTATCTTGTTAATGGAGTCTGTGAG GAATATGTATACAATAGACTTCAATTCAG TTATGGATGGTACTTCACTTTTGTTCAAGGATGGGTATATATCCTGCTGATATATTTACAAGGATTCTCAACCAAGCAAATGGTGAATCCCTGGAAGACTTATATTAAGCTATCAGCTGTGCTAATGGGTTCGAGTGGACTTACCAAAAGTTCTCTGGCTTTTCTCAATTATCCAGCACAACTCATGTTCAAATCGACCAAG GTTTTACCAGTGATGATAATGGGGGCCTTTATTCCAG CTGATGCTCAGACTTCGCCGAACTTCAGTATGATCGGTGTCATCATGGTATCTGGTGCATTGATCTTAGACTCGCTTCTTGGAAATCTCCAAGAAGTTATCTTTACCATGAATCCCGAAACGACGCAG ACTGAGATGCTCTTCTGCTCGACCCTTGTCGGCATGCCTTTCTTGATTCCACCTATGCTTTTCACCGGAGAATTATTTAAGGCATGGACTTCTTGTTCACAG AATCTTTATGTATATGGAGTTCTTGTTTTTGAAGCCATGGCGACCTTCATCGGACAAGTCTCGGTCCTCTCCCTCGTCGCTCTATTCGGTGCTGCCAACACAGCTATG GTAACCACAGCAAGAAAGGCGGTCACGTTACTGCTTTCATACATGATCTTCACGAAGCCTTTAACCGAACAACATGGGACCGGGCTGTTATTGATAGCGATGGGGATCGTACTGAAGATGTTACCCGAAAACAAGCCGCCCCAGAAAAGGGCGAATTCTCAGCGCAACGTGGAAAATGTGCCACGGACGGAAGACAGTTCAGACGACAGATTTCAAGTTGGAAGTGAGGAAGAGGAGGAAAGGAAATCTTTGGTTTGA
- the LOC140841443 gene encoding serine/threonine-protein kinase Aurora-3-like isoform X2 yields MAAHPPKPAKLPPKTPKKQWSIDDFEIGKPLGKGKFGRVYLAREIKVIFKVQIEKYRLFHQLRREMEIQTSLRHPNVLRLYGWFHDDERIFLILEYAHGGELYKQLRKSQHLPERQAATYIASLTQALAYCHEKHVIHRDIKPENLLLDHEGRLKIADFGWSVQSRSKRHTMCGTLDYLAPEMVENKAHDYSVDNWTLGVLCYEFLYGVPPFEAESQSDTFRRIMKVDLSFPSTPEVSAEAKNLISQLLVKDSSKRLSLKKIMEHPWIVMTADPMGICPN; encoded by the exons ATGGCTGCTCATCCCCCGAAACCCGCGAAACTACCTCCCAAAACTCCCAAAAAGCAATGGTCAATCGACGATTTTGAAATTGGGAAACCCCTGGGCAAAGGGAAATTCGGCCGAGTTTACCTTGCTCGTGAAATCAAG GTGATATTTAAGGTACAAATCGAGAAGTACAGATTGTTCCATCAGCTGAGAAGAGAAATGGAGATCCAAACAAGCCTCCGCCACCCGAACGTTCTGAGGCTCTACGGATGGTTTCATGATGACGAACGGATTTTCTTGATCCTGGAGTACGCTCATGGTGGCGAGCTGTACAAACAACTGCGGAAATCACAGCACCTTCCCGAGAGACAAGCGGCCACT TACATAGCAAGTCTCACCCAAGCTTTGGCATACTGTCATGAAAAGCATGTGATTCACAGGGATATCAAACCAGAAAATTTGTTGCTTGATCATGAG GGTCGGCTCAAGATTGCCGACTTTGGTTGGTCAGTACAATCCAGAAGCAAAAGACACACCATGTGTGGAACTCTAGACTATTTAGCACCAGAAATGGTTGAGAACAAGGCCCATGACTATTCAGTGGATAATTGGACATTAGGTGTTCTTTGCTATGAGTTTTTATATGGTGTGCCTCCATTCGAGGCTGAAAGTCAGTCAGACACATTTCGAAG GATAATGAAAGTTGACCTTAGCTTTCCTTCGACACCTGAAGTGTCTGCAGAAGCCAAAAATCTCATTAGCCAG CTTCTCGTAAAGGACTCATCAAAACGGCTTTCTCTTAAAAAGATTATGGAACACCCTTGGATAGTTATGACTGCCGACCCCATGGGAATCTGCCCGAACTAA
- the LOC140841442 gene encoding phenolic glucoside malonyltransferase 1-like: MASTIPKSAAIHELCRVAPLTTADSAKEQRLSVTFFDMIWLHFPPIRRLLFYQLPCSKSHFLETIVPNLKKSLSKTLKNYLPLAGNLVYPLNSGMPDFRYVSGDAVPVTIAESNEASDFNYLTGNESRIADEFYPFVPDLPEPVIDSESGFNKVPLLSLQITLFPGSGICIGVCNHHSIGDASSIVGFIKAWASVCRLGGDGELFAPSQSVPSPFYDRSVIKDPLGLKNIFWNKLKEIKIEAVPLTFPTNLVRATYVLQKNDIQRLKNLVLSKNPDFLHLSSFTVTAAYVWTCLVKAAAEAGEEVDPDEPEHFSFAVDARERLNPPLSSSYFGNCLALAKTASTYRQLKETDGFFTAVKLIGDLISKKVNNRDEIISDAGTWFTEYMVLFGKRLFSVAGSPKFNLYDVDFGWGRPKKHEAVSIDGGPSMSLSKSGQFEGGLEIGLSLPKVKMDAFATVFFDELKI, encoded by the coding sequence ATGGCTTCAACCATCCCCAAATCCGCCGCCATCCACGAGCTCTGTCGCGTTGCGCCACTCACCACAGCTGATTCGGCGAAGGAGCAACGCCTTTCCGTGACATTCTTCGACATGATATGGCTGCACTTCCCCCCAATCCGGCGTCTCCTCTTCTACCAGTTACCATGCTCCAAATCTCATTTCCTTGAAACGATTGTTCCGAATCTGAAAAAATCACTCTCAAAAACTCTCAAGAATTATCTCCCCCTCGCAGGAAATCTTGTGTATCCTCTAAATTCAGGCATGCCGGATTTCCGCTATGTTTCTGGGGACGCAGTTCCTGTCACCATAGCCGAGTCGAATGAAGCTTCTGATTTCAATTACCTGACTGGAAACGAATCCAGGATCGCTGATGAATTCTACCCTTTTGTTCCCGACTTACCAGAACCCGTCATCGATTCTGAATCAGGCTTCAATAAAGTACCTCTTCTCTCTCTTCAGATAACACTGTTTCCAGGCTCCGGTATCTGCATTGGGGTCTGCAATCATCACTCCATAGGTGATGCGAGTTCAATAGTGGGATTCATTAAAGCCTGGGCTTCAGTTTGCAGACTTGGTGGAGACGGTGAATTATTCGCTCCAAGTCAAAGTGTTCCTTCTCCATTTTATGACAGATCAGTGATAAAAGATCCACTCGGGCTGAAGAATATTTTCTGGAACAAGTTGAAAGAGATCAAGATTGAAGCTGTCCCATTAACCTTCCCCACCAACTTAGTGCGGGCAACCTATGTTCTACAAAAGAACGACATCCAGAGATTAAAGAATCTTGTACTGTCAAAAAATCCAGATTTTCTCCACCTATCCTCGTTTACCGTAACGGCTGCGTATGTGTGGACTTGTTTAGTGAAAGCAGCGGCAGAAGCTGGCGAAGAAGTAGACCCGGACGAGCCCGAACACTTCTCCTTCGCGGTTGACGCCCGGGAACGGCTGAATCCGCCGCTGTCCTCCAGCTACTTCGGCAACTGCCTTGCGCTAGCCAAGACAGCATCGACCTACCGGCAGCTGAAAGAAACTGATGGGTTCTTCACAGCCGTGAAGTTGATCGGAGACCTTATCAGCAAGAAGGTGAATAACAGAGATGAAATCATAAGTGACGCAGGCACTTGGTTCACGGAATACATGGTTCTGTTCGGAAAGCGGCTGTTCTCGGTGGCGGGCTCGCCGAAATTCAATCTGTACGACGTGGATTTCGGGTGGGGGAGGCCGAAGAAGCATGAGGCGGTGTCCATCGACGGAGGGCCGTCCATGTCACTCAGCAAATCAGGGCAATTCGAAGGAGGTTTGGAGATTGGTCTGTCATTGCCCAAGGTGAAAATGGATGCTTTTGCAACAGTCTTCTTTGATGAATTGAAGATTTGA
- the LOC140841444 gene encoding UDP-galactose/UDP-glucose transporter 2-like isoform X1 produces the protein MKNEEQSRSLFGISLTDRPRWQQFIICSSGFFFGYLVNGVCEEYVYNRLQFSYGWYFTFVQGWVYILLIYLQGFSTKQMVNPWKTYIKLSAVLMGSSGLTKSSLAFLNYPAQLMFKSTKVLPVMIMGAFIPGLRRKYPPHEYVSAILLIAGLILFTLADAQTSPNFSMIGVIMVSGALILDSLLGNLQEVIFTMNPETTQTEMLFCSTLVGMPFLIPPMLFTGELFKAWTSCSQNLYVYGVLVFEAMATFIGQVSVLSLVALFGAANTAMVTTARKAVTLLLSYMIFTKPLTEQHGTGLLLIAMGIVLKMLPENKPPQKRANSQRNVENVPRTEDSSDDRFQVGSEEEEERKSLV, from the exons ATGAAGAACGAGGAGCAATCGCGTTCTTTGTTCGGGATTTCACTCACGGACCGGCCGAGATGGCAGCAGTTCATCATCTGTTCTTCTGGGTTTTTCTTCGGGTATCTTGTTAATGGAGTCTGTGAG GAATATGTATACAATAGACTTCAATTCAG TTATGGATGGTACTTCACTTTTGTTCAAGGATGGGTATATATCCTGCTGATATATTTACAAGGATTCTCAACCAAGCAAATGGTGAATCCCTGGAAGACTTATATTAAGCTATCAGCTGTGCTAATGGGTTCGAGTGGACTTACCAAAAGTTCTCTGGCTTTTCTCAATTATCCAGCACAACTCATGTTCAAATCGACCAAG GTTTTACCAGTGATGATAATGGGGGCCTTTATTCCAGGTTTGAGACGTAAATATCCACCACACGAATACGTATCGGCCATACTTTTGATCGCGGGACTGATTCTTTTTACCTTAGCTGATGCTCAGACTTCGCCGAACTTCAGTATGATCGGTGTCATCATGGTATCTGGTGCATTGATCTTAGACTCGCTTCTTGGAAATCTCCAAGAAGTTATCTTTACCATGAATCCCGAAACGACGCAG ACTGAGATGCTCTTCTGCTCGACCCTTGTCGGCATGCCTTTCTTGATTCCACCTATGCTTTTCACCGGAGAATTATTTAAGGCATGGACTTCTTGTTCACAG AATCTTTATGTATATGGAGTTCTTGTTTTTGAAGCCATGGCGACCTTCATCGGACAAGTCTCGGTCCTCTCCCTCGTCGCTCTATTCGGTGCTGCCAACACAGCTATG GTAACCACAGCAAGAAAGGCGGTCACGTTACTGCTTTCATACATGATCTTCACGAAGCCTTTAACCGAACAACATGGGACCGGGCTGTTATTGATAGCGATGGGGATCGTACTGAAGATGTTACCCGAAAACAAGCCGCCCCAGAAAAGGGCGAATTCTCAGCGCAACGTGGAAAATGTGCCACGGACGGAAGACAGTTCAGACGACAGATTTCAAGTTGGAAGTGAGGAAGAGGAGGAAAGGAAATCTTTGGTTTGA
- the LOC140841443 gene encoding serine/threonine-protein kinase Aurora-3-like isoform X1 — protein sequence MAAHPPKPAKLPPKTPKKQWSIDDFEIGKPLGKGKFGRVYLAREIKSKYIVALKVIFKVQIEKYRLFHQLRREMEIQTSLRHPNVLRLYGWFHDDERIFLILEYAHGGELYKQLRKSQHLPERQAATYIASLTQALAYCHEKHVIHRDIKPENLLLDHEGRLKIADFGWSVQSRSKRHTMCGTLDYLAPEMVENKAHDYSVDNWTLGVLCYEFLYGVPPFEAESQSDTFRRIMKVDLSFPSTPEVSAEAKNLISQLLVKDSSKRLSLKKIMEHPWIVMTADPMGICPN from the exons ATGGCTGCTCATCCCCCGAAACCCGCGAAACTACCTCCCAAAACTCCCAAAAAGCAATGGTCAATCGACGATTTTGAAATTGGGAAACCCCTGGGCAAAGGGAAATTCGGCCGAGTTTACCTTGCTCGTGAAATCAAG AGTAAGTATATAGTGGCGTTGAAGGTGATATTTAAGGTACAAATCGAGAAGTACAGATTGTTCCATCAGCTGAGAAGAGAAATGGAGATCCAAACAAGCCTCCGCCACCCGAACGTTCTGAGGCTCTACGGATGGTTTCATGATGACGAACGGATTTTCTTGATCCTGGAGTACGCTCATGGTGGCGAGCTGTACAAACAACTGCGGAAATCACAGCACCTTCCCGAGAGACAAGCGGCCACT TACATAGCAAGTCTCACCCAAGCTTTGGCATACTGTCATGAAAAGCATGTGATTCACAGGGATATCAAACCAGAAAATTTGTTGCTTGATCATGAG GGTCGGCTCAAGATTGCCGACTTTGGTTGGTCAGTACAATCCAGAAGCAAAAGACACACCATGTGTGGAACTCTAGACTATTTAGCACCAGAAATGGTTGAGAACAAGGCCCATGACTATTCAGTGGATAATTGGACATTAGGTGTTCTTTGCTATGAGTTTTTATATGGTGTGCCTCCATTCGAGGCTGAAAGTCAGTCAGACACATTTCGAAG GATAATGAAAGTTGACCTTAGCTTTCCTTCGACACCTGAAGTGTCTGCAGAAGCCAAAAATCTCATTAGCCAG CTTCTCGTAAAGGACTCATCAAAACGGCTTTCTCTTAAAAAGATTATGGAACACCCTTGGATAGTTATGACTGCCGACCCCATGGGAATCTGCCCGAACTAA
- the LOC140840858 gene encoding uncharacterized protein: MATETIMQRETGHVLPTMPTQVVPHVTPRAAAVAILASYGEKPEKFTGVDFKRWQQKMLFYLTMLNLARFFSENALNSKRVREMLNLLMRKYKTEDVGAKNFLVGRFLDFKMVDSKPVITQVQELQVIFHEIHGEGMTLSQSFQVAAIVEKLPPAWKDFKNYLKHKRKEMNVEELIVRLHIEEGKTIRVVDRHWCHSPCLLGQGDVCYSEEYENGEKLFMGNSTTSEINGQGKIVLKMTSGKELTLNNMLYVPDIRKNLVSGLFLNKHGFRIVFESDKVV; the protein is encoded by the exons ATGGCTACTGAAACCATCATGCAAAGAGAAACTGGTCATGTTCTCCCTACTATGCCGACTCAAGTTGTCCCTCATGTTACCCCACGTGCTGCTGCGGTTGCTATCCTAGCCAGTTACGGTGAAAAACCTGAAAAGTTCACTGGTGTTGACTTCAAAAGGTGGCAACAGAAGATGCTGTTCTACTTGACAATGCTGAACCTGGCCAGATTCTTTTCTGAGAATGCTCTTAACTCAAAGAGGGTGAGAGAGATGTTGAATCTGCTAATGCG AAAGTACAAAACCGAGGATGTCGGGGCCAAGAATTTTCTTGTTGGCCGCTTTCTGGACTTtaaaatggtggattcaaaGCCGGTTATCACCCAAGTTCAAGAACTCCAAGTGATTTTTCACGAGATTCACGGTGAGGGGATGACTTTGAGCCAATCATTCCAAGTGGCTGCTATTGTTGAGAAGCTACCACCAGCTTGGAAGgatttcaaaaattatttgaagcaCAAGCGCAAGGAGATGAATGTTGAAGAGCTCATTGTTCGACTTCACATCGAGGAAGGAAAGACGATT AGAGTGGTGGATCGACACTGGTGCCACTCACCATGTTTGCTCGGACAAGGAGATGTTTGCTACTCTGAGGAATATGAGAATGGGGAAAAACTATTCATGGGTAATTCCACTACTTCTGAAATCAATGGTCAAGGGAAAATTGTTCTAAAGATGACATCTGGAAAAGAACTGACTCTGAACAATATGTTGTATGTACCTGACATCCGCAAGAACTTGGTGTCTGGGTTGTTTCTTAACAAGCATGGTTTCCGCATTGTCTTTGAGTCAGACAAGGTTGTTTAG